Within Eggerthella timonensis, the genomic segment TCGGCATCGTGGTAGGCGTGAACGGGCGGCGCTTCTACCAAGAATGGGAAGGCACCACGATGTTCACGAAGGGCGAAGAGGGCCCGCTTTCGCTGCACTACGGCTGCCGTCACGGCCACCAGAACTTCGGCGGAGAATGGAAGATGCTACCCCTGCCCGACAAGCAGTGGTTCGTGTACGACTCCGAGGGCAGACGCTTCGGCGCCTACATGGGCAAGGACGTGGCCAACAACACGCTGCAGAACCAGACCGAGAAGACCGAGATCGACCCGACGATCGACGCGGTGGCCGACGGGTACGCGCTCACGGCCGACACCATCGAGGAGCTGGCCGCGCTCATGGAGGTGCCGGTCGACGAGCTGGTGAACACCGTGAACGTGTGGAACGCCTCGTGCGCGAACGGCGTCGACGAGCAGTTCCACCGTCCTTCCGACCAGCTGGCGCCGGTGAGCACGCCGCCGTTCTTCGCCATCCCCTGCATCCCCGAGATACTGAACACCGACGGCGGCCCGCGCCGCAACGAGAAGGCGCAGATCCTCGACGTGGACGGCGAGCCCATCCCCAACCTGTACTCGTCGGGCGAGTTCGGCTCGATCTGGACCGCGAAGTACCAGGGCAGCGGCAACATCACCGAATGCATGGTGTTCGGCCGCATCGCCGCCCGCGAGCTCATCGCGAAGGCGTAACCGGATCCCGCACATCCTCCCTCCCACCCGCCGGGCTCGTACGTTCTCGAGCCCGGCGGGCCGCCTTCATGCGCGCGAGATCTCGGCGATCTCCCGGCGGAGCGCGGGCAGATCGGCGTGCGGCGCGACGAGGCGGCGATACAGCCGCTCCACCTCGGCGCGCAGAGCGATCTCCTTCGCTTCGCTCAGCGCGTAGAACGAGACGCGCAGGTACAGCTCCAGCTCCTTGGCGCTCTCGAGCTGGGACGCGTCGCAGCCGTCGCATCGCTCGAGCTCGTCCGCCAGCTCACGCAGCAACCCCGACGTCACGCGGCGCATGCGGTCGTAGCTCGCCTTGCGGTTGCGGTACGCCGTGTACTGCGGCAAGAACAGCGCGGTGCACACCGCCAGCACCTCGGCGCACGCGGTGAACCACTCGGGCAGCGTGCCCAGCTCCATTGCGCGGCCTCCTTCCGGTTTTCGGCGTCCATACAGGCACTATAGGAGGAAGCGGCAGCGAAGAGCACGCTCGGGCGGCCCTGTCGATACGCCGTTGACCAACGGTGACGCAGGCTAGCCCAGAAGCGCGCGGCTGGTTCGGGCTATGCGGTCGGCGAGTTCGTCGAGAGACGTGCGGCGCAGGGCGGCGAGGGTTTCGAGCAGAGCGGCCAAGCGCGCGTCCTCGGCGGCAGGATCGTAGGGCTCGCCGGACTTTGACGGGGCGTCGGTTTCCAGCAGCAGGCGCTCGGCGGGCACGGCCTGCGCGTAAGCGCGACCGCGCTTCGAAGCCAGCATGCGCGGGTTGACGGAGCAGAAGCTCCCTTCGCGCAGGGCCCGCTGCAGCTCGTCCGACGTTCCCGAGAACCAGTGGAAGATGCAGGCGTTCTCCGCCAGCGCCCCCGCGCCTTCGAGCACGTCGAGCACCTCGCCCGCCGCGCGCACCGCGTGGATCGACAGCACCTTCCCGCCGCCCGCGCACGCCTGCGCCACGCGCCCGAACGCCGCAACCTGGGCCTCGCGCGCAGCCGCGCGATCGCCCGCGAAATCGAGGCCGACCTCGCCGATGAAGCGCTCTCCCGCAGCCAGGCGCTCGAACTGCGCCACGTCCCGCTCGTCGCAGCTGCCGTCGGCGATCCACCAGGGATGCAGCCCCAGCCCCACGCGCACGGCATCGCAGGCTTCCAGCAGCTCGGTCGCGCGCTCGTATCCCCGCGGCGTGACCGTCACCGAAAACGCCCCCATGCCGTAGGCGGCCATCCCGCGCGCTGCCGTCAGCGCGTCGGGAGCGAAGTCCAGATGGCAGTGCATATCGAACAGGCCTACCGCCGATGCCGCACAGAATCCTTCGACTCCGCGCTGCGCACTGCGCTCGGGACGACACGCCGTCATACGCGCTCCTCCCCCGCATGGGCGCCCACGCCCGCGAGCGCGCACAGCACCTCGCCGGCGATCATCTGGCCCATGATGGGCGGCACGAACGACGCGGTTCCCAGGTTCGACCGCTCGCGACGCTCGGCGCCTTCGCGCACGGGAACGGCCACCGGTTGCTCGCACGAGTACAGCACGCGCAGGTGGCGGATGCCGCGCTTGCGCGCCTCCTTGCGCATGATGCGGCACAACGGGCAGTTCACCGTGTCAAACACGTCGGCGAACCGAAAGCAGTCGGGACGCAGCTTGTTCGCCGCGCCCATGCTGCTGACGAGGCGCATGCCGTGCGCGTCGGCGTACTGCGCGACGGCCAGCTTGGCCGAAATGGTGTCGATGGCGTCGACAACGTAGTCCACGCGGTCGACGTACGCGCCCAGGAACGCGGGGACGTTCTCGGCCAGCACGAACTCGTCGAGCGCTTCCACCTGCGCATCGGGGTTGATGTCGGCGATCATGCCGCGCGCGACGTCCACCTTCTTGCGGCCGATGGTGCTGCGAAACGCGATGGCCTGGCGGTTGATGTTGCTGGCCTGCACCACGTCGTGGTCCACCACGATGAGCCTGCCCACGCCGCCGCGTGCGAGCGCCTCGACGCAGTTCGAGCCCACGCCGCCCACGCCCAGCACCATGACGGTGGACTCCGCGAGGCGCGCGAGGCCGTCGCGTCCCATGATCAGTTCGAGTTTCGAGGTGGCGGTGTCGCCGGTTGCCGTCATGCGCATCCTTTCTGTCGGCGACCATGGTAGCACGGGCCGCGCGATCGGACGCGCGAGAAGCGGTGGCCGACACTTCACGCGCGAACGGCCGCTCTCGCAACCCCCGCGCTATGCAGCGCTTACGCCGGGGCGCCGATCCCCAGGCGCTTGAGATCGGCCGCGAAACGCTCGGCCGGCAGGCCGAGGCCCTCGAAGCCGGCCGCCCTGCACGCCGTCCGCTCGTTGGCGAGGCGGCACAGCTCGCGCGGGAACGGCGCGCCCGCGTCGGACGGGAGGGGAAGCGTCAGCGGCAGCAGCTTGTCCACGAGCGCGTTGAGGAACGCGACTGGCCGTCGGCCGTGCGTGCGCGTCACATGGGCCGCGCCGCCGAAGAACAGGTACGCGTCGATCACGTCCTCGTCGAACCCGCTGGCCGCAAGCGAGGCGCGCAGCGCCGCGAGCGCGACGCGCTCCCAGTCGCGCCACTCCCCCGGCTGCATGCACGCGAACGCCGCGAACCGGTTGCTTGCGTTCACCAACAGGAGCATGTCGCAGCCGCCGAGCGCCTTGCGATGCGCCTCCCAGCAGAACAGCAGGTCGTCCACCTCGCCGTACGGCGGCCGCGGCAGGCGCAGGCGACGCTGCAGGGGTATGGTGATGCCAAGCTCCACGCGCTACCCCGTCGCCTGCGAGGGACGCAGCCACGATTCCCACGCATCGGCCTCGCGCCGTGCCTGCGCGTAGCCGCGCTCGTAGGCCGCCTGCAGCTTCGCGTAGCTCGTCTCCTTGTTCGACACGGGCATCTCCTCGGGATAGAACACGCACGCCGCGCCCGCGCGCTCGAGCCGCTCCACCTCGTCGCACAGCGCGTTGTAGGGGCGCCAGCGCTCGATGGTGCACGCGGCCACCGCCGGATACGTCCGAAACGCGGTGCGGAACAGGGCCCGCACGGGCGCGGCGAGGGGCTTCTTGCGGTAGCCGCGCACCTGCGAGCGGATGATGAAGAACCGCTCGAAGCCGTCGCGCCGCGCCGCGTCGAGCAGGATGCCCCAGCTCTCGCCCATGCCGCCGTCGAGGTACGTGCGCCCGTCGATCGTCGTGGGCGGCATGAACAGCGGCATCGTGGAGCTCGCGCGCACGCGCAGCATCATGGCGCGCATCGTAGGCATGTCAGCCTTCGTCCACGCGACCGTGGCGCCCGTCTCCGCGTCGAAGCCCTCGATGTGCACGTCGGCGGGATTGCGCCGGAACGTCTCCCAATCGAACGCCATCGTGTCGCCCGAGCCCGCGTGCTCCTCGGCGATGCCCTCGTACAGGTACGGGGCGTTGAAGTAGCCGGTGCCGCGCGCGAAGCTGCCGAGGCCGCCGAAGCGCGGGTCCTTCACGAGGTCGACGAACGATGCCTTCGTGCGCGCGATATCGCGCGACACGTAGTTCACCGTGTGGCTGGAACCGGCGGAGATGCCGTAGACGCGGCCGAAGTTCAGCTGCCGCTCGAGCAGCGTAACCACCGCGCCCGCCGTGTAGCTGGCGCGCATGCCGCCGCCCTCGATGATGAGCGCGACGTCGGGGATGTTGACGGCGAGGGATTGCATACCGGCCAGTATACCCTTTGCCGCGCCGTTACGCCGCCGCGGCCCCTGCGGTCGCGGCCGCAGCCGGCTGGGCGGAGCCGAGGGTGCCGGACGCGCCGGAGCCCGTCGTCGAGCCGGCCGTGCTTCCGGAGCCCGTCGACCCGCTCGCGCTGCCCGAGCCGGAGCCGGAACCGCCGCTGGAGCCGTCGCTGCCCGTGTTGGGCGTCGCACCGCCCGAGCCCGTATCGCCGCTGCCCGAGCCGCTGCCGCTGCCCGACGAGCCGTCGGAGCCCGTGGAGCCGCCCGAACCCGACGACCCCGTATCCGAACCGGAGCCCGAGCCCGACGACGAACCGGACCCCGACGACCCCGACCCCGAGCTCGACCCGGAATCGGTTCCTGAGCCGGAGCCCGAGCCCGACGAGCCCTGATCGCCCGACGAGCCCTTGTTCTGGTCCTTCGAGGAGTCCTTGGACGCGTCGTCCTTCGTCCCAGACGAGGAGGAGCCCGACGAAGCGTCGGCGCCGGGCGAAGCGGCCGGCGCATCGTCGACCGACTGGCTGCGCGACGGCAGGATGGGCTCGGTCTTCGCGCCCACGCCTTGGCCTGCCGACACGAAGTCGATGACGAACGCCGACACCGCCACGGCCAGCAGCGCCGATACGACGGACACGATCACCACGCCGCGCTTGAACTTCTTCTTGCGCTGGCGCTCGGCGCGCGCCCGCCGCACGACGTCGTCGCCGTCGAGCGAGGCATCGTCCACGCGCGGCGTACGGGAACGGGAGCGCGACGAGGCCGTCGGCAGCGCCGTCGTCTCGGCAGCGTCGAGCCGCGCGGTCGCCCCGTCGCGCGACCCCTGAGCCGTATCGCCTTTCGCGCCCGCGCCCTCGCCGTCCTTCGCGCCCTTCGCCCCCATCGCCAGCGTCTCGCCGGGATGCAGGTCGCGCAGCTTGTCGGCCGAGCGTTGCAGGAACTTCTTGTACAGCTGGGACGCCACGGCCGAAACCACGGAGCCGACGCCCACGCCGATGACCGATCCGTAGATGCCGATTTGGGAAGCGAGCAGCATGGAGGTGACCGCCGCCAAAGCACCGGCTATCACCTGGGCAAACGATAGATCGTCGAAAAGGCCGCCCGTTTTGGTCTTTCCATCGCTTGCTCGTTGCGCCATCGCATGTCCTCCTCGCGTCGCTCTCGCCGGCGCCCATCGCCGGTCTCTCCCCTCGAACATACCCGAGGAATATGAAGCCCTTGCGCACTCCACCCAACCGTTACCGGCAAGCCACAGAACCCTCGCACCTCGCCGCACCCAGCTTGTTGGGCGCAAAACGGCACCCATGACAATTCCGAAGGGGAGGAACGCGCGAGGAACGGGCATAGCGGTTTCGCCACCTGGGATTTTGTGCGTTACCGAAGCGACGAGGCGGCCGAACGCGCGAAATCATTGTCATGAGTGCCGTTTTGCACCCACATCGTCGGGGGGCCTCGCCCGACGAGGGGGGGCTCCACCCGCATCGTCGGGGAGTCGGCCGTTGTCCACATCGACGGGGGCAACCCTCGGCCACATCGCCGGGGGCCGGCCTCGCCCACATCGCCGAGGCCTCCGCGAGGCGCGCGACGGAGCTGGAACAGCGCTTCCCTACACCACCACGAGCAGCCCGAGCAGCACGACGGCGACGCCGCTCATGAGGTTCACGGCGTCGTTCGTCACCCAGGCATAGCCGGACACGAGCGCGGCCTGCGCGCCGCACGGCGGCGTCTCCACGAGGTCGCCCTCGCCGTCGCCCGGGCAGCGGTACTTCGCCTGCATGAGCACGCCCAGCACGCTGTCCACAAGCGAGCCCACGATGCCGCACGCGATGATGAAGAAGAACGCGTCGGGCCCGGTGGGCAGCGCGTAGCCGAACGAGTGGAACAGCAGCATGGCCAGAAACGCCGAGGTCGTCGCGCCGACGACGGTGGCCGCGAGCCCGAGCGGGCTCACGCCGCCCGACAGCCCGCGCTGCATCGGCTCGCGCGTGAGGATGTTCACGGGCGGCCGACGGCTGTACACGCCCACCTCGGACGCCCACGTGTCGGCGGTGCTGGCCGCCAGCGCGCCCGACGCGAGGATGAGCAGCCACGGGTCGCCCACCGCCGTGTAGGCCAGCGCGCACGCGAGGAACGGCACGCTGTTCGCCAGCACCTGCCGCAGCTTGCGCGGGCCGCCGTGCTTGCGCGACGCGGGCGCGCCGCCGTCGCGCTTCGCGGCCCGCAGCGCCATGAGCTTCGAGGCGATGTTCGAGCTGCCGAAGAACCACATGAGCAGCAGCCATAGCGGCCAGCCGCCGATGGCGAACGCGAGCGTGCCAACCGCCACGGCGCCGAGGCCGCCCGGCACCGTGAGCAGGCGCAACCGAAACGACGCGAGCGCCACCGCGCCGGACAGCAGCAGCCCCACGAGCGCGGGCGTGTACGCCGCGGCGGGCAGGAACGCGGCCGCGTACAGCGCCGACACGCCCAGCGGCACGAACAGGTTGTCGAGACCGTCCACGGAGAACAGCTCGAGCAGCGTGGCCGCCGCCGCCAGCACGAGCGCGATACCCGTGGCCATCGGCACGCCGGACGTCACCAGCACGGCGGCGCACGAGGCGAAGCTCGCGAGGAACATCGTCGCGCTTCCCACGAAGGTCTTGCCCGGCGCGCCGGGAATCGTCCGCTTCCCGAACCGCGAGCCGAACACGGCGGCGAACCCGTCGCCGAACGCCATGCAGAAGATGCCGAGCGCGCCCACGTACGGCGCGCCGATGCCGAACGAGAACAGCGCGAGCGCCGTCAGCGACACGGCGTAGTACACCGTGCCCGGCGTGTCCTCGCCGCCGTCGCGTCCCATGAACGTCAGCTTCTGCCGACGGTACGCGTACGCGTTCACGAGGATGAACGTGGCGGGCAGCACCGCTGCCCACACGGCCGAGGTGAAGAACCCCGCCGCGATGAGCCACCAGCCGCCCAGCGCGATGTGCACGAGCTTGCGGGTGGCCTCCGACGTGGCGCCCCGACGCGCGGCCAGGCTGGACGCGCCCAGCACCGCCAGCACGTACGCGAGCGAAACGCCCAGGCCGATCAGGCTCTCCATCATCGCCTTCCCTCCTCGAGCGCGCGCACGGCGTCGCCCACCAGCCGCGCTGCGGCGTCCTGTCCCACGGCGGCGCGGCGCTCGAAGCACTGGTAGCCGCCCGCACGCACCTCGTCCAGGATGCCGCGGTACAGGTACAGCGACGACAGCGTGGGCAGCCGGCTGTCGTCGTCGAGCGCGAACACGTCGCGCTCCATGGGCCGGTACAGCTCCTCCGAGCGGTGCGCCACCGCCTCCCATGCGTCGCGGAACGCCCCGTCCACCGCGTGCGCGCGCAGGCGCTCCGGCCCGTACGACGCGGCCTCCAGAACCCGGACGGGCAGGTAGACGCGCCCGTTTTCCAGATCCTCGCCCACGTCGCGCAGGATGTTGGTCAGCTGCATGGCCACGCCGAGCGCCACCGCGCTGTCGCGCAGTCCGTCGTCCACCTCGGAGCCGGCATGCAGGATCGGCAGCAGCATGAGCCCCACCGAGCCCGCCACGTAGTAGCCGTACTCCTCCAGGTCGCCCATCGTCTCGGGCTGGCGGAACGCCAGGTCGCGGCGCTGCCCCTCCAGCATATCGAAGAAGGGCGCCGCCTCCAGGTCGAACAGGGAGCACACGGCGTCGAGCGCGCGCCACAGCGGCGCGTCGGGCACGCGCCCCGCGAAGAAGCCTGTGAGATCGTTGTTCACCTGCTCGAGCTTCGCCGCGCTGGCGTCGACGTCGACGCAATCGTCGGCCAGGCGGCAGAACGCGTACAGCGCGTACACGCTCTGGCGCTTCGGCTCCGGCAGCAGCGAGAACGCCCGGTAGAAGCTGTTGGAATTCCGTTCGATCACGTTCTCGCACCAGGCGAAATCGTCGGCGCGGTCGGCGAACGCGCTAGGAGACGCGATCATCGCGCATCAACTCCTCCACCGCCAGCTTCGCGCTCATCAGCACGATGGGCACGCCCGCGCCCGGGTGGACGCTGCTGCCGCAGAAGTACAGGCGATTGCAGTCGGCGGCCTTGTTGTGCGGCCGCCAGTAGTTGCTCTGAGCGAGCGTCGGCCGCAGGCCGAACGTCGCGCCGTCGTAGGCGTTGAAGCGCTCGGCGAAGTCGAGCGGCGTGTAGGCGCGCTCGAACACGATGTGGTCGCGCACGTCCTCGTACACCGTCTCGCGCTCCATGAGATCGAGCACCCGGTCGCGATAGCGCGCCACCTCCGCGTCCGTCCAGCGCGGCGACGCGGGCGACAGCGGCGGCACCGGCACGAGCACGTACAGCGTCGAGCAGCCCTCGGGCGCGAGCGAACGGTCGAGCGACGAGGGCGCGTAGCAGTAGAACGACGGGTCGTCGGGGAAGCGCGCGTCGTCGAAGATGTCGTCGATGTTGCGCTCGAAGTCTGAGGCGAACCTGATGGAGTGCACGGCATCGGCGGGATAGCGCTTGTCCAGGCCGAGGTACAGGATGAAGCACGAGCAGGAGTACTCCATCTCCTCGATCCTCCGCGGCGTGTACTTGCCGCGCGCGTCGGCCTCGTCCACGAGCTGCGTGATGGCGTACGGGAAGTCGGCGTCGCACACGAGGTAGTCGGCGTAGTGCGTGGCGCCGCCCGCCTCCACGCCGCACGCGCATCCGTTCTCCACCACGATGCGCTCCACCGGCGTGGACGTGCGCAGGTCGCCGCCCTGTTCGAGGAACAGCCTCCCCATCGCCTGCGCCATCGTGTACATGCCGCCCTTCATGAACCACACGCCGTACACGAGCTCGATCATGGGGATGATCATGTACAGCGACGGCCCCTCGAACGGCGAGATGCCGATGTAGAGCGTCTGGAACGCGAGCGCCTTGCGCAGCCGGTCGTCGCGCACGTGGCGCGCCACCGACGAGTACGCGTCGCCGAGCGTGTGCAGGCGCAGGCCGGCCACGAGGCTCTTCGGGTTGTAGAAGTCGGAGGGTTTGCGAAACGAACGCTGCAGGAAGTTGTCCTTCGCGATGAGGTAGCGTTTGTACAGCAGCGCGAGGTATTCGAAGTAGCCCTGCGCGTCCTTCTCGCCGATGGCCTCCACGGTTGCGGTGATGGACGAGAGATCGTTCGACAAGCGCATGCGGTCGTCGGGGCCGAAGGAGATGTCCATGAGCGGCTCGACCTTCTCCATGGGGATGTAGTCGTCCGCATCGCGGCCGCACGCCTCGAACACCTCGCGGTACAGCTCGGGCATCATGACGATGGTCGGCCCCACGTCGAAGGTGAACCCGTCCTCGCGGATCTGGTTCATCTTGCCGCCGACGAGCGGCTCCTTCTCGAAGAGCGTCACCTCGTATCCGGCATGCTGCAACCGCACAGCCGCCGCCAAGCCGGCAACGCCGGCGCCGATCACGATAACCCGTTTCATGCAACTCCTTCGGTGGAACCTCGATACGCTGTCCGGTCATTGTATGGCGCGCGCATCGCTTCCCCGAAGGGGAGAAGTCATCGTGATCTAACTCGTTAGGGCCTCGTCACACCCGCGTTAGATTGCAGGGACGGGCAGGGGGCCGGGCTCGCCGGCCAGGTCGGCGAGCGTGACGCCGTCCACGTAGCGCTCGATAACGTCATCGAGGCCGGCCCAGAAGCGCACGGTGCTGCACTCGCCCGCGCGCGGGCAGGCCATGCC encodes:
- a CDS encoding transcriptional regulator encodes the protein MELGTLPEWFTACAEVLAVCTALFLPQYTAYRNRKASYDRMRRVTSGLLRELADELERCDGCDASQLESAKELELYLRVSFYALSEAKEIALRAEVERLYRRLVAPHADLPALRREIAEISRA
- a CDS encoding TatD family hydrolase, encoding MTACRPERSAQRGVEGFCAASAVGLFDMHCHLDFAPDALTAARGMAAYGMGAFSVTVTPRGYERATELLEACDAVRVGLGLHPWWIADGSCDERDVAQFERLAAGERFIGEVGLDFAGDRAAAREAQVAAFGRVAQACAGGGKVLSIHAVRAAGEVLDVLEGAGALAENACIFHWFSGTSDELQRALREGSFCSVNPRMLASKRGRAYAQAVPAERLLLETDAPSKSGEPYDPAAEDARLAALLETLAALRRTSLDELADRIARTSRALLG
- a CDS encoding tRNA threonylcarbamoyladenosine dehydratase, yielding MTATGDTATSKLELIMGRDGLARLAESTVMVLGVGGVGSNCVEALARGGVGRLIVVDHDVVQASNINRQAIAFRSTIGRKKVDVARGMIADINPDAQVEALDEFVLAENVPAFLGAYVDRVDYVVDAIDTISAKLAVAQYADAHGMRLVSSMGAANKLRPDCFRFADVFDTVNCPLCRIMRKEARKRGIRHLRVLYSCEQPVAVPVREGAERRERSNLGTASFVPPIMGQMIAGEVLCALAGVGAHAGEERV
- a CDS encoding DUF6933 domain-containing protein; its protein translation is MELGITIPLQRRLRLPRPPYGEVDDLLFCWEAHRKALGGCDMLLLVNASNRFAAFACMQPGEWRDWERVALAALRASLAASGFDEDVIDAYLFFGGAAHVTRTHGRRPVAFLNALVDKLLPLTLPLPSDAGAPFPRELCRLANERTACRAAGFEGLGLPAERFAADLKRLGIGAPA
- a CDS encoding patatin-like phospholipase family protein, giving the protein MQSLAVNIPDVALIIEGGGMRASYTAGAVVTLLERQLNFGRVYGISAGSSHTVNYVSRDIARTKASFVDLVKDPRFGGLGSFARGTGYFNAPYLYEGIAEEHAGSGDTMAFDWETFRRNPADVHIEGFDAETGATVAWTKADMPTMRAMMLRVRASSTMPLFMPPTTIDGRTYLDGGMGESWGILLDAARRDGFERFFIIRSQVRGYRKKPLAAPVRALFRTAFRTYPAVAACTIERWRPYNALCDEVERLERAGAACVFYPEEMPVSNKETSYAKLQAAYERGYAQARREADAWESWLRPSQATG
- a CDS encoding DUF92 domain-containing protein, which encodes MMESLIGLGVSLAYVLAVLGASSLAARRGATSEATRKLVHIALGGWWLIAAGFFTSAVWAAVLPATFILVNAYAYRRQKLTFMGRDGGEDTPGTVYYAVSLTALALFSFGIGAPYVGALGIFCMAFGDGFAAVFGSRFGKRTIPGAPGKTFVGSATMFLASFASCAAVLVTSGVPMATGIALVLAAAATLLELFSVDGLDNLFVPLGVSALYAAAFLPAAAYTPALVGLLLSGAVALASFRLRLLTVPGGLGAVAVGTLAFAIGGWPLWLLLMWFFGSSNIASKLMALRAAKRDGGAPASRKHGGPRKLRQVLANSVPFLACALAYTAVGDPWLLILASGALAASTADTWASEVGVYSRRPPVNILTREPMQRGLSGGVSPLGLAATVVGATTSAFLAMLLFHSFGYALPTGPDAFFFIIACGIVGSLVDSVLGVLMQAKYRCPGDGEGDLVETPPCGAQAALVSGYAWVTNDAVNLMSGVAVVLLGLLVVV
- a CDS encoding phytoene/squalene synthase family protein; translated protein: MIASPSAFADRADDFAWCENVIERNSNSFYRAFSLLPEPKRQSVYALYAFCRLADDCVDVDASAAKLEQVNNDLTGFFAGRVPDAPLWRALDAVCSLFDLEAAPFFDMLEGQRRDLAFRQPETMGDLEEYGYYVAGSVGLMLLPILHAGSEVDDGLRDSAVALGVAMQLTNILRDVGEDLENGRVYLPVRVLEAASYGPERLRAHAVDGAFRDAWEAVAHRSEELYRPMERDVFALDDDSRLPTLSSLYLYRGILDEVRAGGYQCFERRAAVGQDAAARLVGDAVRALEEGRR
- a CDS encoding phytoene desaturase family protein, with the protein product MKRVIVIGAGVAGLAAAVRLQHAGYEVTLFEKEPLVGGKMNQIREDGFTFDVGPTIVMMPELYREVFEACGRDADDYIPMEKVEPLMDISFGPDDRMRLSNDLSSITATVEAIGEKDAQGYFEYLALLYKRYLIAKDNFLQRSFRKPSDFYNPKSLVAGLRLHTLGDAYSSVARHVRDDRLRKALAFQTLYIGISPFEGPSLYMIIPMIELVYGVWFMKGGMYTMAQAMGRLFLEQGGDLRTSTPVERIVVENGCACGVEAGGATHYADYLVCDADFPYAITQLVDEADARGKYTPRRIEEMEYSCSCFILYLGLDKRYPADAVHSIRFASDFERNIDDIFDDARFPDDPSFYCYAPSSLDRSLAPEGCSTLYVLVPVPPLSPASPRWTDAEVARYRDRVLDLMERETVYEDVRDHIVFERAYTPLDFAERFNAYDGATFGLRPTLAQSNYWRPHNKAADCNRLYFCGSSVHPGAGVPIVLMSAKLAVEELMRDDRVS